The following coding sequences lie in one Arachis stenosperma cultivar V10309 chromosome 5, arast.V10309.gnm1.PFL2, whole genome shotgun sequence genomic window:
- the LOC130982628 gene encoding ABC transporter G family member STR2-like: protein MMAPPPPETVIDIKNSNKTAQQTVGFSGGLEFWNLTYTVSKKLKVEGKWSSEDVDLLHDITGYAPKGSITAVMGPSGAGKSTFLDGLAGRIKSGSLKGRVSLDGASVSASLIKRTSAYIMQDDRLFPMLTVYETLMFAADFRLGPLSLADKRHRVDNLIDQLGLSTSRNTYIGDEGTRGVSGGERRRVSIGVDIIHGPSLLFLDEPTSGLDSTSAHSVIEKVHDIARSGSTVILTIHQPSSRIQMLLDHLIILARGQLMFQGSPNDVTQHLTRMSRRVPKGENPIEHLIDVIQEYDQCEVGVEALAEFARTGMKPPPLKEGVSVEPSPSPVRAWHGRGYEEKSLEVSGTSQVSRRVADEYDHSLRSPYNKNSQSWSSSHSAMFLKFTPSRLRNNKESNPQNNPARHGSSTGYYTYSSEILAATPTPHSSDYTVNENDYLTPANGAASPEQLGPKFANSFLSETWILMRRNFINIRRTPELFLSRLMVLTIMGFMMATMFHNPKQNLQGITNRLSFFIFTVCLFFFSSNDAVPAFIQERFIFIRETSHNAYRASSYTIAGLITHMPFLLLQASVYAAIVWFALTLRGPFYYFLIVLFVSLLSTNSFVVFISSVVPNYILGYAAVIAFTALFFLFCGYFLSSHDIPVYWRWMNKISTMTYPYEGLLMNQYQTNITFGHNNGINITGFGILNNLHIGTEKYKKWENVGIMLGWAVLYRLLFYMVLRFGSKNQRS, encoded by the exons ATGATGGCTCCTCCGCCACCCGAAACGGTGATTGACATAAAGAACAGCAACAAGACCGCTCAACAAACAGTGGGTTTCAGCGGCGGTCTGGAGTTCTGGAACCTTACCTACACTGTGAGCAAGAAGTTGAAGGTGGAGGGGAAGTGGTCCAGTGAAGACGTGGACTTACTCCACGACATCACTGGCTATGCACCGAAGGGGTCCATCACGGCGGTGATGGGGCCCAGCGGTGCGGGAAAGTCGACGTTCTTGGACGGACTTGCTGGGAGGATCAAGAGTGGGAGCCTGAAAGGAAGGGTTTCATTGGATGGTGCAAGTGTGAGTGCAAGCTTGATCAAGAGAACTTCTGCATATATCATGCAGGACGATAGGCTTTTTCCTATGCTCACTGTTTATGAGACTTTGATGTTTGCTGCTGATTTTCGATTGGGGCCTCTCTCTCTTGCTGATAAAAGGCACAGAGTCGATAACTTGATAGATCAACTTGGCTTATCG ACATCCAGGAACACGTACATAGGAGACGAAGGAACAAGAGGAGTTTCGGGCGGAGAGCGGCGGAGGGTGTCAATAGGAGTGGACATCATCCACGGTCCGTCTCTTCTCTTCCTAGACGAGCCAACCTCGGGGCTGGACTCCACAAGCGCACACAGTGTGATCGAAAAGGTTCACGACATCGCACGCAGCGGCAGCACCGTCATTCTCACCATCCACCAACCCTCTTCAAGAATCCAAATGCTCCTCGACCATCTCATCATCCTCGCCAGGGGCCAGCTGATGTTCCAAGGCTCACCTAATGACGTCACACAACATTTGACTCGCATGTCCCGCAGGGTCCCAAAGGGTGAGAACCCTATCGAACATCTCATTGACGTGATCCAAGAATACGATCAATGTGAGGTTGGAGTGGAGGCGCTTGCTGAGTTTGCACGCACCGGAATGAAGCCCCCTCCGTTGAAGGAGGGTGTGTCTGTGGAGCCGTCGCCATCGCCCGTGAGGGCATGGCATGGGCGTGGGTATGAGGAGAAGTCGTTGGAGGTGTCCGGGACGTCTCAAGTGAGTAGGAGAGTTGCGGATGAGTATGATCACAGTTTGAGGAGTCCGTACAACAAGAATTCGCAGTCGTGGAGCAGCAGCCACAGCGCTATGTTTCTCAAGTTCACTCCTTCACGACTCAGGAATAATAAAGAGTCCAACCCACAAAATAATCCTGCAAG GCATGGTTCCTCAACAGGGTACTACACATACTCAAGCGAGATTCTGGCAGCGACACCAACCCCACACAGCAGCGACTACACTGTGAATGAAAACGACTACCTCACCCCAGCAAACGGCGCTGCCTCGCCGGAGCAGTTGGGTCCGAAATTCGCCAACTCCTTCCTCTCGGAAACCTGGATCCTGATGCGGCGCAACTTCATCAACATCCGAAGAACCCCAGAACTGTTCCTGTCGCGCCTCATGGTACTCACCATCATGGGCTTCATGATGGCCACAATGTTTCACAACCCCAAACAGAATCTCCAGGGAATCACCAACCGCCTTAGCTTCTTCATCTTCACCGTctgcctcttcttcttctcctcaaACGACGCCGTACCCGCCTTCATCCAAGAACGCTTCATCTTCATCAGAGAAACCTCCCACAACGCCTACAGAGCCTCTTCCTACACCATCGCCGGCTTAATCACTCACATGccttttcttctcctccaagCTTCCGTTTACGCCGCCATTGTTTGGTTTGCCCTAACCCTAAGAGGCCCTTTCTACTACTTCCTCATCGTCCTCTTCGTCTCGCTTCTCTCCACCAACTCCTTCGTCGTCTTCATCAGCTCCGTTGTTCCCAACTATATACTAGGTTACGCTGCTGTCATTGCTTTCACTGCCTTGTTCTTCTTGTTTTGTGGATACTTCTTGAGCAGCCATGATATACCAGTTTACTGGCGGTGGATGAACAAGATTTCCACCATGACTTACCCGTATGAAGGGCTACTAATGAACCAGTATCAGACAAACATTACTTTTGGGCACAACAATGGCATCAACATAACTGGTTTTGGAATCTTGAATAATCTTCACATTGGGACTGAGAAGTATAAGAAGTGGGAGAATGTGGGAATCATGTTAGGTTGGGCTGTGTTATATAGGCTTTTGTTTTACATGGTGCTTCGATTTGGATCTAAGAACCAGAGG
- the LOC130982135 gene encoding polyadenylation and cleavage factor homolog 4-like isoform X2 — MKFKVASTWTKLDLPSFGVPADKKLPSLYLLDSIVKNFGQEYVKHFSLRLPQVYCEAYRQVQPNLHSVLQGLFGTWSKIFPPSVLSNIEAQLQSSPAVNNQQSFANHLGAYDFRGPILGAHVIKPQSLQQMEHCSSIMDNVGGDRLDSTGTVGNTRGGGLNEWQQKRFSSDNWNIFQTSKTYNLNDEQRQSPRALIEAYGCHKSREIPSTKLLLVEQPGRNGFGSKFPLASWQDTEEEEFDWKDVNPGLVDCSRNSSSMQSSVRFSKKRKLSNDLSNPSQYPFTMGAAPPAVNAHGTRPSGLNTAFPLQKRPNVGHGPNKTQFIHDQLPNQLGPISSNLQNHGQTPQLQFLPPQIPSSTQISHGSSLQGHGASISTPISNPLPNMLGQSLYLHGGILPPLCSSLPTAPSRMMSHPHADASVTSQPPPTYLDLLSSLVNHGVISDSIGTEFDLDILKVRHEGVISALYGDLPRQCRSCGLRFKRQDEHSRHMDWHVTRNRMSKSRKQKGSQKWFASGSMWLSGAEASGKESIPRLLAPEETEEMKDEEELGVPAEEDQSRCALCGEGFDEFYSHEMDEWMYRGATYLKAPMGTTLATMDRHQLGPIVHSKCRSDSDSTMPSTNREPTKRVIREKECGLTKDQFCAPLIRTY; from the exons ATGAAATTTAAGGTGGCTTCGACATGGACGAAGCTAGATCTACCTTCGTTTGGG GTGCCTGCCGATAAAAAACTTCCTTCTCTCTATCTTCTGGACAGTATTGTGAAGAATTTTGGCCAGGAATATGTTAAACACTTCTCTTTACGTCTACCTCAA GTTTACTGTGAGGCATACAGGCAGGTTCAGCCCAATCTGCATTCTGTTCTGCAAGGTCTCTTTGGTACCTGGTCAAAGATCTTCCCTCCCTCTGTCCTAAGCAATATTGAAGCTCAATTGCAATCTTCGCCAGCAGTTAATAATCAACAATCCTTTGCTAATCACCTTGGGGCATATGATTTTCGTGGACCGATTCTTGGGGCACATGTCATTAAACCACAATCCTTGCAGCAGATGGAACACTGTAGTTCAATCATGGATAAT GTTGGTGGTGATCGGTTGGATTCAACGGGAACTGTAGGTAATACAAGAGGAGGAGGGTTGAATGAATGGCAGCAAAAGAGATTTTCTAGTGATAATTGGAACATATTTCAAACTTCCAAGACTTATAATCTCAATGATGAACAACGTCAAAGTCCAAGAGCTCTTATTGAGGCATATGGTTGTCACAAAAGCCGTGAAATTCCTAGTACTAAGCTTTTATTGGTGGAGCAGCCTGGCAGAAATGGTTTTGGGAGCAAGTTTCCATTGGCATCATGGCAGGACACTGAAGAAGAGGAGTTTGATTGGAAAGACGTGAATCCAGGATTAGTAGACTGTAGTAGAAACAGCAGTTCTATGCAATCAAGTGTTAGATTCTCCAAGAAAAGGAAGTTATCTAATGATCTATCTAATCCTTCACAGTACCCCTTTACTATGGGGGCTGCTCCCCCTGCTGTCAATGCTCATGGCACTCGTCCTTCCGGCTTGAATACAGCATTTCCATTGCAAAAACGTCCTAATGTAGGTCATGGCCCAAATAAGACTCAGTTTATACATGACCAATTGCCTAATCAACTTGGACCAATTTCCTCTAACCTGCAAAATCATGGACAAACACCTCAACTACAGTTTCTTCCACCTCAAATTCCATCTTCAACACAAATTAGTCATGGGAGCTCTTTGCAAGGACATGGTGCCTCAATAAGTACACCCATCTCAAATCCATTACCTAATATGCTGGGCCAAAGTTTATATTTACATGGGGGAATCTTGCCACCTTTATGTTCAAGCCTCCCAACTGCTCCATCACGAATGATGTCTCATCCCCATGCCGATGCTTCAGTAACAAGTCAACCACCACCTACATATCTTGATTTGCTTAGTTCACTAGTGAACCACGGTGTGATCTCG GATTCCATTGGGACGGAGTTCGATCTAGATATCTTGAAGGTTCGTCATGAAGGTGTAATCAGTGCCTTATACGGTGATCTTCCTAGACAATGCAGGAGCTGCGGTCTCCGATTCAAAAGGCAAGATGAGCACAGTAGACATATGGATTGGCACGTGACTAGGAACCGAATGTCAAAAAGCCGGAAGCAGAAGGGGTCTCAAAAGTGGTTTGCAAGTGGGAGTATGTGGCTGAGTGGTGCAGAGGCTTCGGGAAAGGAATCAATTCCAAGGTTGTTGGCTCCCGAGGAGACAGAGGAAATGAAAGATGAGGAAGAGTTAGGCGTTCCTGCTGAAGAGGATCAGAGTAGATGTGCACTGTGTGGAGAGGGCTTCGATGAGTTTTACAGCCACGAAATGGACGAGTGGATGTATAGAGGAGCCACATATCTTAAGGCACCCATGGGAACAACTTTGGCCACCATGGACAGACATCAACTAGGGCCCATTGTTCATTCCAAATGCAGATCTGACTCTGACTCTACTATGCCCTCAACCAACAG GGAACCTACCAAGAGAGTAATAAGAGAAAAAGAATGCGGGTTGACCAAAGATCAGTTTTGTGCACCCTTGATTAGGACTTACTAA
- the LOC130982135 gene encoding polyadenylation and cleavage factor homolog 4-like isoform X1 gives MKFKVASTWTKLDLPSFGVPADKKLPSLYLLDSIVKNFGQEYVKHFSLRLPQVYCEAYRQVQPNLHSVLQGLFGTWSKIFPPSVLSNIEAQLQSSPAVNNQQSFANHLGAYDFRGPILGAHVIKPQSLQQMEHCSSIMDNVGGDRLDSTGTVGNTRGGGLNEWQQKRFSSDNWNIFQTSKTYNLNDEQRQSPRALIEAYGCHKSREIPSTKLLLVEQPGRNGFGSKFPLASWQDTEEEEFDWKDVNPGLVDCSRNSSSMQSSVRFSKKRKLSNDLSNPSQYPFTMGAAPPAVNAHGTRPSGLNTAFPLQKRPNVGHGPNKTQFIHDQLPNQLGPISSNLQNHGQTPQLQFLPPQIPSSTQISHGSSLQGHGASISTPISNPLPNMLGQSLYLHGGILPPLCSSLPTAPSRMMSHPHADASVTSQPPPTYLDLLSSLVNHGVISVTNPPTGLDSIGTEFDLDILKVRHEGVISALYGDLPRQCRSCGLRFKRQDEHSRHMDWHVTRNRMSKSRKQKGSQKWFASGSMWLSGAEASGKESIPRLLAPEETEEMKDEEELGVPAEEDQSRCALCGEGFDEFYSHEMDEWMYRGATYLKAPMGTTLATMDRHQLGPIVHSKCRSDSDSTMPSTNREPTKRVIREKECGLTKDQFCAPLIRTY, from the exons ATGAAATTTAAGGTGGCTTCGACATGGACGAAGCTAGATCTACCTTCGTTTGGG GTGCCTGCCGATAAAAAACTTCCTTCTCTCTATCTTCTGGACAGTATTGTGAAGAATTTTGGCCAGGAATATGTTAAACACTTCTCTTTACGTCTACCTCAA GTTTACTGTGAGGCATACAGGCAGGTTCAGCCCAATCTGCATTCTGTTCTGCAAGGTCTCTTTGGTACCTGGTCAAAGATCTTCCCTCCCTCTGTCCTAAGCAATATTGAAGCTCAATTGCAATCTTCGCCAGCAGTTAATAATCAACAATCCTTTGCTAATCACCTTGGGGCATATGATTTTCGTGGACCGATTCTTGGGGCACATGTCATTAAACCACAATCCTTGCAGCAGATGGAACACTGTAGTTCAATCATGGATAAT GTTGGTGGTGATCGGTTGGATTCAACGGGAACTGTAGGTAATACAAGAGGAGGAGGGTTGAATGAATGGCAGCAAAAGAGATTTTCTAGTGATAATTGGAACATATTTCAAACTTCCAAGACTTATAATCTCAATGATGAACAACGTCAAAGTCCAAGAGCTCTTATTGAGGCATATGGTTGTCACAAAAGCCGTGAAATTCCTAGTACTAAGCTTTTATTGGTGGAGCAGCCTGGCAGAAATGGTTTTGGGAGCAAGTTTCCATTGGCATCATGGCAGGACACTGAAGAAGAGGAGTTTGATTGGAAAGACGTGAATCCAGGATTAGTAGACTGTAGTAGAAACAGCAGTTCTATGCAATCAAGTGTTAGATTCTCCAAGAAAAGGAAGTTATCTAATGATCTATCTAATCCTTCACAGTACCCCTTTACTATGGGGGCTGCTCCCCCTGCTGTCAATGCTCATGGCACTCGTCCTTCCGGCTTGAATACAGCATTTCCATTGCAAAAACGTCCTAATGTAGGTCATGGCCCAAATAAGACTCAGTTTATACATGACCAATTGCCTAATCAACTTGGACCAATTTCCTCTAACCTGCAAAATCATGGACAAACACCTCAACTACAGTTTCTTCCACCTCAAATTCCATCTTCAACACAAATTAGTCATGGGAGCTCTTTGCAAGGACATGGTGCCTCAATAAGTACACCCATCTCAAATCCATTACCTAATATGCTGGGCCAAAGTTTATATTTACATGGGGGAATCTTGCCACCTTTATGTTCAAGCCTCCCAACTGCTCCATCACGAATGATGTCTCATCCCCATGCCGATGCTTCAGTAACAAGTCAACCACCACCTACATATCTTGATTTGCTTAGTTCACTAGTGAACCACGGTGTGATCTCGGTAACTAATCCACCCACCGGACTG GATTCCATTGGGACGGAGTTCGATCTAGATATCTTGAAGGTTCGTCATGAAGGTGTAATCAGTGCCTTATACGGTGATCTTCCTAGACAATGCAGGAGCTGCGGTCTCCGATTCAAAAGGCAAGATGAGCACAGTAGACATATGGATTGGCACGTGACTAGGAACCGAATGTCAAAAAGCCGGAAGCAGAAGGGGTCTCAAAAGTGGTTTGCAAGTGGGAGTATGTGGCTGAGTGGTGCAGAGGCTTCGGGAAAGGAATCAATTCCAAGGTTGTTGGCTCCCGAGGAGACAGAGGAAATGAAAGATGAGGAAGAGTTAGGCGTTCCTGCTGAAGAGGATCAGAGTAGATGTGCACTGTGTGGAGAGGGCTTCGATGAGTTTTACAGCCACGAAATGGACGAGTGGATGTATAGAGGAGCCACATATCTTAAGGCACCCATGGGAACAACTTTGGCCACCATGGACAGACATCAACTAGGGCCCATTGTTCATTCCAAATGCAGATCTGACTCTGACTCTACTATGCCCTCAACCAACAG GGAACCTACCAAGAGAGTAATAAGAGAAAAAGAATGCGGGTTGACCAAAGATCAGTTTTGTGCACCCTTGATTAGGACTTACTAA
- the LOC130979541 gene encoding uncharacterized protein At4g37920, giving the protein MMGYEVCTSIFNTTNTTPTLIPFNDNLSPACHVTPSPSSASKSSLFFTKHQRTKLFPQNFKPHILLCASLPSPQASSVSTARVEEQEEVEIAKGYTMTQFCDKIIDLFLNEKTKSKEWRKYLVFREEWNKYRDNFYNRCQKRADVEKDPTMKEKLVSLGRRVKKIDDEMEGHCDLLKEIQDSPTDINAIVARRRKDFTGEFFRYLNLIADTFNGLEDRDAIARLGTRCLSAVSVYDNTLENVETLDDAQAKFDDILDSPSIDVACEKIKSLAKAKDLDSSLILLINGAWAKAKESTTMKEEVKDIMYQLYKATKSSLRSITPKEIKLLKHLLNITDPEERFSALATAFSPGDEHEVKIPDALYTTPKELHKWIKIMLDAYNLNKEEADFREARQLDQPIVMRRLLILKETIEEEYLAKPPIEKAEPIEESKLDEF; this is encoded by the exons ATGATGGGGTACGAGGTTTGCACCTCAATCTTCAACACCACCAACACCACTCCCACCCTTATCCCTTTCAATGATAATCTCTCCCCAGCTTGCCACGTCACCCCTTCTCCCTCTTCTGCTTCCAAGTCTTCACTTTTCTTCACAAAACACCAAAGAACAAAACTTTTCCCTCAGAatttcaaaccccatatcctcCTATGCGCCTCTCTACCCA GTCCACAAGCTAGCAGCGTGTCGACAGCTCGAGTGGAGGAGCAAGAGGAGGTTGAAATTGCAAAGGGATACACTATGACTCAGTTTTGTGACAAAATCATAGATTTATTCTTGAATGAGAAGACCAAATCAAAGGAATGGAGGAAGTATTTGGTGTTCAGGGAGGAATGGAACAAATACAGGGACAACTTCTACAACAGGTGCCAAAAGAGGGCAGACGTGGAGAAAGACCCAACCATGAAAGAAAAACTTGTTTCATTGGGGAGAAGGGTGAAGAAG ATTGATGATGAAATGGAAGGACACTGTGACCTTCTCAAGGAGATACAAGATAGCCCTACTGACATTAATGCCATAGTCGCTCGAAGGAGGAAAGACTTTACAGGAGAATTCTTCCGCTACCTTAATCTCATTGCAGACACATTCAATGGCTTGGAGGATCGTGATG CTATTGCGAGACTCGGGACAAGATGCTTGTCGGCTGTCAGTGTGTATGATAATACTCTGGAGAATGTCGAGACGTTAGATGATGCGCAGGCTAAGTTTGATGATATCCTTGATTCTCCTTCTATTGATGTCGCATGTGAGAAGATCAAAAGCCTTGCGAAGGCAAAGGACCTTGATTCTTCGTTGATATTGTTGATCAATGGTGCTTGGGCTAAAGCAAAAGAATCTACCACAATGAAGGAAGAG GTGAAAGATATAATGTACCAATTGTACAAGGCCACAAAGAGCAGCTTAAGGAGTATTACTCCAAAAGAAATCAAGCTACTTAAGCATCTGTTGAACATCACAGACCCCGAGGAGCGATTTTCTGCATTGGCAACGGCCTTCTCTCCCGGCGATGAACATGAAGTCAAGATCCCGGATGCTCTATACAC TACCCCAAAGGAGCTGCACAAGTGGATAAAGATCATGCTTGATGCATATAATCTGAACAAGGAAGAAGCAGATTTTAGGGAAGCAAGGCAATTGGATCAACCAATAGTTATGCGGAGATTGCTTATTCTGAAGGAGACTATTGAAGAGGAATATCTGGCAAAACCCCCCATTGAGAAGGCTGAGCCAATAGAGGAGTCTAAATTAGATGAGTTTTAA